A window of Magnolia sinica isolate HGM2019 chromosome 13, MsV1, whole genome shotgun sequence genomic DNA:
TttcaaaacacaacaaaaataaatttTCATCTACCTTTAATTAAAACGATGCCAAAtgcacacaaaaataaaaataaaaataaataaataaattttaccaTCAAAATACTGTTAAATCCACAGTACCAAATGACACCTAAGGATTCACTTCCTGGATGACCTCCCATATGGTACCATGAGGAGACACCTTACTTATCAAAACCCACATCATATATGGATACGGATTGGGTAATACTCTCATTTGGACTGAACTCCTTGACCTGATGTTGTAGGATCTGATTGATTTGGTAGGTTATTGTCAAAGATGGGCTTTGTTAAATGCATACTTGATTAACTTCATGGTaaagtcatgggttcaagtacccattgtgtgTTGTGTGTGGGTGTGAAGGTGTgtgtgtcaaaaaaaaaaaacgaaaagaaaaagaaaagcccaGCTTCTGAGAGCAACCTTctaatccaatccaatccaatgcAATCAAATGTATGAAGTACCCAATCAGCATCCATCATATGCATGGGAACTTGTCTAGCTAAATGCCACCTGATATGCCTGCTTAATACACATGTTTGGAACACCATCGTCTCAAGTCCAATGAGATCAGCCGTCTCTATGGACAAATCATGGGACCCATATGGGTAATGAGTGCATCAAGACCATAGAATTTTAATAGTATGCATGGAATTTAGATCCATATGAATATCGGATTATGCGGGCGGGGCCGGCGCCGACCTTAGTTCTCTAATGTTTCCATTTTGATTTTCCCAAACAATTCcaatatagaaaaataaataaattagaaaacagaaaacaaggtCAACTGCATTTATTTTTGGACTTGCACCTTGTCAGTCGTGTCGACGCCTCATAGAGGATGTGTGTATAGATGGATTGATACGAGAGTTCGTGCACATGCACCAAACGGCAAATGCGTTCTCGCAGCCTTCCACGTGGAGCCCAGGATGCATGTGTTCAATGAAGATGGAGGTCATACAGAACATGGCCAATTAATGGTCTGTGTTCAATCTGTACACGTGACCCTCAGGATCGTTGCACCGACCTGATTGTTGAGCAAGGCTACAGATTTATAGTGGGGCTAGACCTGGTGGAGACTTTCTGAGGTGTGGACCGTCCCAAGAGCGATCATTATAAGCTTTTAGGCCAGGGTCGTGGTTGAGACTGGAGGCTTATGGACTTGACCAGGGCTTGACACTTGGACCCGATGACTAATTGGGCTAAACTGCTTAAAGGCCAGCGAGTGGGTCTGGTTCGCCTATCTTTATCTGACATTGGAATATATATGCGTAACAAGAGACGGACACATTGTAATGTCAATGTCCCCAACGAATACATAGTTTGAAAACCTAAAACTTGGCTCCATGTTCAGTTTTGTCGACTTGACCCAAAGGCTCAAACCTACCTGCTGACTCCATATTtaataatttataaattaaaaattaaaaataaaaatagatattcaatatcattaaaaaaatatatatttgtaatattaattttttttttttttttaaaaacagttAATAATCAATTGGTTGGTTAGTGATTGGGTTCAGTTCTTCTTTATGACAAGTGAACTTGAAGTTGACAGAAACAACCCCACATAAATTGCAGGTGGTTAAAACTTATAGGATCGATGAAGTGAGGGGCCCTCTCATGTGGGAGAGCAAAAGACGTGTTAGAAATCCGGGAATACAGCATACGTGTTGGATATTGGGGACATTTATCGTGTAGTTGGCACAATAAATCTGCTACCAAAAGCAAGAAGAGTACACTCGTCAGATAAACCACATATTTCTGTTGAATTTGgattatatatatagatatatagttTTCACCCACTTGATCTTATTAGGCCAAAATTATTTTTGTTCACAATGCATATTTTTCAAAGAAGTGTCAGGATCTTAGACGTGAGGATCTCTCAGGCTCCTCACATTACAGAGCAGCCCTTCACCGAGTCATGATGCCACCAAGAGACTGTCCGCAAGGCATATGATTGTACAAGTCCAACCTGTTCAAATAGTGATGCATGATGCAGGTTGACAGAAAAGTCAGATTTTTCATTGTTTGATTTTTCCGTACATAAAAAGATGAAACCGAAACTACAAAAATACCACTTAATGTTAGTAGAAAAATTTAAGAAACAAAAAAAGGGAGAATAAAAAACTCCAATGAACCAGACCATAGGAATATCGTAAAATCAGGCCTAAACCTCTAAATTCGCTCCGTGTGGTCTACCTtatcatgctgatttttgggatatctgttctcctcgtgggcctcaaatgaTTAAAGGGTCCAATGGAAATTTTGTACCGTGGGCACCCCCATCCtccttgtttcctgtggtgtggcccacctgaattttgtgtTTACTCCTTGACGAGAGTGATCGCAACTGATATACGGAGAGGATATCTCACAATTGTTGCGCGAGTCTTGGAGGATTCGTGGCCCATCAAAATACTACCCTGCCCTCGGGCATGTAGCACAttcttttctttaaattttttttttttttcctttttccttttttttgttaattaagtgggccccattcattaTCACTGTCTATTAAAATAGAGGAAGTCTCTCTATAACCGTGGATCACATTATAAAATGGGGGCTTTGTTGCACATATGCGAGATCCGTGTCATCATGCAGGGTGTACTGTGAGCATGCCGTGGATGTCCACAGGCCAGACGGCTGCACTATCCATATTTTTCATATATGTGTGGCATGATCGGATGAATGACAAGAATTAATTTTTGACTAGGGCATGATTATATTGCAccatacctgatgaatggtccacatctttCACACTTAATCTGCAACTCTTCTATCCATATGCGAGCACACTTCGCATTGAAGTTACCAACTTTCCCACTAACATGGGAAAGATATGGGACTTCCTGCAGGGTACCCACAGCTGTACAAGAGTCGAACTGAAttgagctcgactagtagctaaacccagctcaaacttggcttagctcggtcctcaagcctaaaGGACCAACTTGGCTTAGTTCGGTCAGCACCTCAGGAGAGTTTGAGCCTGTATGGCATTTTTTCAAACACATACAACGTATCTTCAAACTTTCATAGAATGTAAAATAATAGCAACAacatacaagtattttatcaaacactgggcaagcaacattaaaatcatgatttgaaacaacacttcattgagtcatttcatcaaatactcgacgagcaatatcaatatcataATAACTGAGTCACTGAGTTTTCCATACGAGCTGATTTAAGTTGAGGTtcaatctgagttgagtcgagctcaagcaagttagaacttggctcaaaattttttcaagctcaaaaaatgaaCTGGACTTGGCTTTTTGgagtcaagttgagcgagctaactcaGCTCACATCCAACTCTAACAGTGCCATCTTTCTCACTAACTTGGGGAGTGAATcaagtgttacctgggtaacaccgtAGTAGGGCCAACGTATGTATGtgttgtttatccatgctgtccatcatttTCTCTAAGTCACTTGAAGGTATAGCTTAAAAAAtagagcagatccaaatctcaattggaccacactacaggaatcCTCCAAGACTCGCAACAACAACTTGGGTCCTAATTCACGTCTTGGTGGTAGACTTGCAAGAGTTTTAATACTAGGTTATAGGTTCTGCGTAGCTGTATTGTATTGTGATGGTGTTAGTGCTTgtgtaacaaaaaaataaaaaaaaataaaaaataaaaaatccaatttGATTTCTTGATTTCTTGATTTTGGGTTCTTCCTTACATTCAGCAAATATAAATCCAATCAAAATAAAAACAAGGGGTTTGTGGGCAGATAAATGAAATGGAAGGGTTTTCTAACCTAGTTTGACTGACTTCAATTGAAAGGGAAATAGACCGACCAAATCAAGGAGATTTTTAGGGGTTGGGATCGTTTATGTTAGGCCGTGCCGgcctttctttttttaatctaataataatattaataatacccaattcattccattATACGCTACTAATAAACAAGAACCGACCATGTGCTTAGCTAACATACTCTATTCACTGGTAATAGTTTAAAAGGAGTTTATACCATGGATCGGATCTTGATCCGGATCCGACCCGAATTCAATCCCCATTAAATCAGATGCATCGGATCCAATTTGAAAAGGAATTCAGTAAGTGGCCCGCTGGTTAGAGACCAACTACCTGGttccatcatgggtgggccacgtTACCAAGCTACAACTATAGAAAAATCCAggccatcaatgtggaccattAACAACATTGTCTGTCTACCATCAGTTAGGAGGGCAGTGATGAGATGATGGATGTCATGATCCATCACCGACCTTCCTTTTCTAGTATAGACGGGCTCTTGCTTCCATCGGTCGTATCGAAATCTGTCTACCGTAACTTTAGGAAGGGCAGTGATGAGATGATGGATGTCATGATCCATCACCGGCCTTCCTTTTAAAGTATAGACGGGCTCTTGCTTCCATCGGTTGTATCGTCAGTTTTCACCCTGTTTGCAGTCTTGAAGAAGGGAAATTACGAAAGTATTCCCACCTCTTTTTAAAAGTAACGAATAGCCCACCCACCTTGTCTTTTTGTGTTTTGCAGCCCTCTCTACCTTTGAGCATCTGCCACATCTTCTCCAGTCCCAAcatctcaaactctctctctttctctctctctctctccctgaggAATGGCAAATGAAATCCCTGTAATAGATATGGAGGATTTCCCAGGGCAGCTTCCGAAGCTTCTACAAGCATGCGAAGAATGGGGAACTTTCAGGGTGGTCAACCACAAGATCCCGTCGGGGCTTCTTTCGGAGATGAAGTCGGTCGTCAGATCTCTATTCGACCGCCCGCCGGAGATCAAGCGCCGGAATACAGACACAATTTCCGGCAGCGGCTATGTGGCTCCCAACTCCAGGAATCCTCTCTACGAAGCGTTGGGACTCTACGACATTGGCTCTTCTGATGCTGTCCTTACCTTCTGCTCTCAACTCGACGCCACCCCCCAACAGaggttcttcttctccttttatttCCAGGTTTCCCTTCGTTTTTAATTGGGATTTTTGATCGTACTAGCCTTGTGGCATTGTCAAAGGCCCCACTAATCTGACCTCTCAAATATATTATTTAGTTAGACTTCGTATCACTAATGTGTTAAGGGTCCATGTTATCATGTGTTATGGGTTTGGGTCcatgttgtcatgtgttaagggtttagGTTATCATATATTAAGGGCTTGAGTAATGGTGTCATGCGTCAAAGGTCTAGGCTGTCctgtgttaagggttgaggttgagACACAGAAACCTAAACCCTTAATATATGACAACATTGAtcttgacaacctcgacccttaacacatgacaatatCGATCCTAATAACCTtgacccttaatacatgacaacaTCGATCctaacaacctcgacccttaacatatgacaacctcaacccttaatgcATGAAAActtcaacccttaacacatgacaaacttgaccttgacccttaacactaCAAGGACGccgtctgtgaggcccaccatcgaGTATGTGTTAAGGATCAAGATTGTCATGTGTTATGGGTCTCagtgtcatgtgttaagggtcgtggGGACCACCATGGGGTATGTGTCGGAGATCTACTCTGTCTATTGGattcataatttaatttaatGCAATGGGTCAAATAATAAGttacatccaaaaattttgtggcccacgagaagtttttaatggtaggttttcaatctcaTTGCTTTTtatagccaaagaatgagttaaatccacagataaggtggaccctaccacaaaGAAATAGTTAGGAGTGAATGGCTATTAGCCATTGTTATTGGTTGTTGTGGGCCATTGTGgtgtatataatttatcaatGCCTTCTATTATCTTAATAGAACAATTTAGAGCATAATCCCTAAAATGAGGCAAACCAAAGGCTTAAatagactacaccacaagaaacaatgatgattgaactcCTACTGTCTAAAACTtattaaatggactacaccataagaaaacttctaagggtgttcgtacattgtctgtggggtccacaatcacatatgtgtggaatccactccatcAATTAACTTAGAAATTTCATGGAAGGCCATGATTGGAAGCATGAGTAACATCCATCAGTCACATGGACTACATTACAATAAAATAGTTCGTATGGGACGGACAACGTTATATGTTATcaggttttgtgggccacacagatATCATTTCAGCAAGAAGTTAGCATCTTCCCATATAAATAGatggctattaaaaaaaaaagaaaaaaagaatggatTTGATCTAAGTTTCAGTAGGCCCAATAATAAATCCTGTTCACATCACTTCTTTGAGATTGGGATACTACGTAACTTCTTCACTGAAAATCCATACAATTGCTGATTTAAGGACAGTGGCAATTTGGTatgaaaaacttttaaaaatctgTCAACAGGCTACCATCGGAATATTTTAAATTTCCATTCTTTTTCGAGATTTTGACCATACCACAAGGCTAGTATAGTCAAAATTCCTTTTTAATTTCTGCATAAGGATCTTTCCATAATAATACCTCTTTAATATGGTATTTACATCTTGGTACCTATTTAAACTAACTTTTTAGTACATTGCTTTATTAATAAGGGACATTAACGTCCATATGCCTACCTTTTGGTGCAATGACGGAAAAAAGCCTGTTTTAAAAATAATGTCATTCATCCGCTTAAACTTTAAAACGTTAATCATTTATCCGCTCTCGGCCGCTTGATTTGCTTCTGGATGCCTATCAACTGCTCTTTCCACTTTCATATGTTTATCAGCCGCTTACTTTACTTTGTTGGTTGAGGTTTTATTTTGGTTGTCCTCCCCCCTCACCTCCTAATGCCTCTCGACTACTTGATTTGCTTTTGAATACCTTTTAGCTGCTTTCTGTCTTATGACACTGTTAGCTCCTTAGAGATCTTTAGTATGTTGTATTTTTCTCTTGCTATACGAATGTCCTTTCCGATTGAATTACGTAAGAACGGTAATAAATAGGGTACAACAATCCTAAAGGCCAAAAGTTAAGAAAGCAGTCCATCTACGGTTAGAAAAACCAGATCCGTTCCTTGATTGCCgagcaatgggccccacttggcaGAAATAACAAATCTGAGGATTTCTTTCTATGTTATCCACTAGCGGGGTCTATAGTTCAGTGATCTAAAATGTTGATACTACCGGACACACCATGGACGGAACATTCATCAAAATTCTCTAGATTAGAGAATACTTGGCTTTTAATTTCTCGAATTGTAACCATTGCTGTATTTCTTCTTAaccgtttctttgttggtggtCTGTTCAAAGGTTTATGATTGTCCAATCTTAGAGATTTTTGGGACAACAATCATCGACCATGAAGCCCacaatatcaacagtttggatgactgAAAATTAATAATTTACACACGTTTTACCCGAGCGTTGCATTGTATAACTACCACTCAAACCAGCACGGTCCAGAGTGTTTTTGTGCAGTACGCTCAGAATTTCAGTTATACAAGTGGGGAGCCGATTGGGTGCatccccggcctcacccaagaaggtggagtccttactgtggggcccaacttgatgtatttatcctatatccactccgtccatccgtttttccagatcattttaggggatgagctcaaaaataaagcagatccaaatctcaggtggaccatactataggaaacagtagtgatggaacgacccaccattaaaaaaagttagtaatgtttatttgccatcgacaTGTTGGATGAAGGgcgaaaataaatattagcttgatccaaaacttttgtggcccacaagaagctgataatggtcaatcaccactgttttctatggtatggtccacctgagagttagcTCTGTTTCAACTTTGGGCCCATGCCCTTACAATGatttaaaaaaacggatggaccacatggatatagaatacatacatcaaggtgggctccatggtaagggccacacaTCTTGGATGAGGCCAGGCTGCACCTAATCTACTCCCTGGGGGTGCCCATGGTTTACGGATCCAGATGTCCGGTAGGGTGGCCCCAAACTGTTTGACTAAGTATTGTGTAATGCCTCTAAATAAGAAGGGCCAAACAGTCTATTAGATCGGGTAGGGTACCAAGGTATCACAGCTAGCGTATGGGTGCAGGTTTCTACTGTCAGATTGACATATCAGGTAATATACTCTGACAGTCTGATGTTGTTATTAGATAGGTTGGGTTATAACCCTGGGATCTGGTTTCATGTTTCAGTGATCCGAACCACTGATCTGATGAGATACATGGCTGATGAAGGCTGCCGCGAAATATCTTCAAGATTTGGCAATCCAAAACTTGGGCGGATGGTCGTTGTATCTTTCGGGTGTTACtcataaggtcatgggttcaagcatccattgtggtgaaaaactTCTATGGTGTAAGTGCATGGATGTGAGAAAAAAAAGGTCACAAAAACTGAATTTACAAGTCTTTTTGGTTGGCATTTTTGTCAATTTCAATAAAACTACCGCTATGCCAATtaacttgattaatgaggtagcttaatgAAAAGTTGacatttttttgttaattttgagAAAATTACTGCTATGACAATTTacttgattaatgaggtagcttaatgAAAAGTTAATGTTAATAGGCACTGCAGTGTAAATACCATATTAATGAGATAGGATTATGCAAAAATCCTTTTCTGATAAGCAGCCCATGTTTTAGCAATCCAGACTGCTGGTCAATGCGTCGCATCTTGGATGAGCCATGCCTCAAAATCTTGGTCTTTTGGCTACAGATAACGGTTGTGAAGAGAGAAACAGCTGCATTCTATACTCCATATTCTATGGAAGTAAAAAGGTGTGAAGATTGGTCTTTGGAATGTGTCAATCTTGGGGGAATTTTGAAGGCATGGTCCATCtaatagaccaatggtctggatcaccgaatcatgggtcccacttgttagAATTAAGACCCAAGTCAATCAGTTGGTTTAACTGTCCACTAGGTTCTTGGGGCCACCATGCAAAATCACAGATATCAGATGATAGAGCTGTATaaattatagtttttatttttatttttatttttttgtcgaAATTGGCAGTGAAACAATTAAGTCATATGCTCACGCAATATTGGAGCTGGCCATGGACATAGGGCGCAAGATAGCAGAAAGCATTGGCATAGACTGTGATTTGTGTAGGACATGGCCATGCCAATTTAGGATAAACAAATACTCCTTCACGAAGGAAACAGTAGCCTCCCTGGGAGTTCAATTGCACACGGACTCTGGCTTTCTCACCATACTCCAGGAAGACGATTGTGTTGGTGGTCTTGAAGTGATGGACAAAACAGGTGCATTCTTAGCCGTCGATCCCTTTCCAGGGTCACTGCTTGTCAACCTCGGGGATGTTGCTAAGGTAATACAAATTCATGTGTTtactttagggcatgtttggataaacAAATGAAATGGATTATTCAATGATTATCTAATGATGATTTCCTTTACATGTGGATTCCTTATTTGTTAGTGACACAAATTGTCCATAACCAAGGGTTATAAGAGATGGGCTAATGAAAGAGCCCTACGTGTGTGTCTAGAAAAATCTTTGCTTTTCACTGTAAGCAGCACCATATCTGACATACATATGAACAAGTTGAGAGTTATAAGAAATTCTTATAACCCCTGGCTGCCTTTCTTCTTGTGCCCAACAATGGAAAATTGGGATAACTGTAATGATTACTTTGAAGAATCCTCTATATTCTCACATGCTTAAATATCACATCAAGGGAAACCCTTTTCCCATTTGAGTGATTTTCCATGGATTACTACCAATACAAACATCGCCTAGGGTTTGATTGGATGCATCAGGGAATTGAATTATAATTGTTAGTGTCCTATATTTGACGGCAGTTTAAAAACATCTTAAGCTCAAGATAGCAATTAGTTGGTCGCTCTCAAATCGAGACTTAGAGGGCTACTTGTTCATTTTGAAGACCAGAAACATCATTTGGTTTTATCATTTCCCTCTTGACTAAATCGaatgttcataattcaatccTTTGAATTATGCTTTTCTGTGGTTATTCGTTGAGGGGATTTCCTTTTAGGCTAATTAACAGAAACATGTCTACATGTGAATGCGCAGGTATGGAGCAATGGCAGATTCTATAATGTGAAGCACCAAGTTCAATGCAAGGAAGCGGCAACACGTATATCGATTGCCATGTTCATCCTAGGTCCAAAGGTGGATGCAGTGGAGGCGCCGCCAGAGCTTGTGGATGTCAACAACCCTCGCCTCTATCTCCCTTTCACCTATGAAGACTACCGAAAGTGTCGGCTCTCGACAGGGATGCGAGCTGGTGAAGCTCTTGTGCTTTTCTCTACAAAACAAAACTGAGATTGCTTAATATacaaaccataattcaaaaaatgCCTTCCAAGCTGTAGTAAGTTAATAGCCATTGAACTTATGAAATCCTAAGCCTCTAATCTATGCTGGAGCTTTGCTGCTTTAGTGCAATCTTCATGTTTGAGTGAAAGAGGTAGGGTGTACTAATGTAAATATAAGCAATTTCTTGCATTTCTAATCCATGGGCTTATTGGAAATTGTCAGTTTGGCTCGCCCACTATGCATCAGACACAAGACTGATAAATTCCCAAACCCAGCCCAACTTTGGCTACGACTTGCAACCCACTTAGGGAAAGTCCAGATGCATTTCAGGGTTTCTTgggaaaataataaagaaaagtcCATCTGGTAGTTAGTGAAACTCTGTTCCAGGgtcctcttttttactttttttttttcaaaaaaaactgCAGTAACCTTTTTTAATAACTTCAACTATGTATATTTCATATGATCATTATAAGGAACTCCTTTTCTTTTGTGTAAACTTAACTGAACATGCCTTTTTGAAAGATTGATGCAACCATGATCCGAGGTGAGACTGCATAAAAATGTGTGGACCCACATCTTGGAGGTGCATGAAAGAAGGGGCCTCCAGCATAACTGAGATTGTTGGAGAGTTTGAATTAGTTTAGGAGTTGAGTTaggataatttttaattaaagggAATTATCTCCTAGTTGGTAGATTTGGATGGAGTTGGGCTCTTGAAAACTTTGGCATGGAGAGTtctctaagggtctgtttgggcggtgggattagaagggattaggtgggatgggattcaaaaaacataattattacccatggcagggattgtcccctgttgccatgggataagagtAATTTCCTGCTTCGtggataatacggtggtacattgaatgaatatactcACCATCATTTAAAAGTATTGAGAATAACAaacatgtattatatctaaactgttcttTTGTTTTGAAACCtccttttatggcatgggcctaaaaatgaggtagatccaaaacttacgtggccccaaagaagttttcaacggcaagtattcaatccccgttgctttctatggtggggtcgacttgagcattagatttacctgattttttggaccgtgctctaaaataatctcgataaatgggtggacggtgtagatatagcccacacatcatggtgtgacctacaacaacttgctaacattgagtgaaattggaacGGGAcgcaatgcaattctatttaatgtaattccaagcttttccattcttcaacatggagtggaattggcacaggaccagatgaatcccagaGTTaggataatttttaattaaagggAATTATCTCCTAGTTGGTAGATTTGGATGGAGTTGGGCTCTTGAAAACTTTGGCATGGAGAGTTCTCTAATCTTATTTATG
This region includes:
- the LOC131222305 gene encoding 2-oxoglutarate-dependent dioxygenase DAO-like, giving the protein MANEIPVIDMEDFPGQLPKLLQACEEWGTFRVVNHKIPSGLLSEMKSVVRSLFDRPPEIKRRNTDTISGSGYVAPNSRNPLYEALGLYDIGSSDAVLTFCSQLDATPQQSETIKSYAHAILELAMDIGRKIAESIGIDCDLCRTWPCQFRINKYSFTKETVASLGVQLHTDSGFLTILQEDDCVGGLEVMDKTGAFLAVDPFPGSLLVNLGDVAKVWSNGRFYNVKHQVQCKEAATRISIAMFILGPKVDAVEAPPELVDVNNPRLYLPFTYEDYRKCRLSTGMRAGEALVLFSTKQN